The Thiothrix subterranea genome has a segment encoding these proteins:
- a CDS encoding heavy metal translocating P-type ATPase codes for MSETALQVAAGNCFHCGQPVPPGAHYIVSIDKQQREMCCTGCQAVATAIVDNNLTDYYRFRTEISDKPDDLVPEALRQLQVYDSADLQKSFVRETGANVREASLILEGIVCAACVWLNEHHVKQLDGVLDFRINYSTHRATLKWDNARLHLSQVLQAISEIGYHAHPFDPRRLESLQKKEKSAALRRIAIAGLGMMQVMMIAIAMYIGAVSDMDTGMRDFLRWISLVMTTPVVFYSAKVFFSSAWRDVRRGRFGMDVPVSLAIAIAFTASVWATFTGGGEVYFDSVTMFTFFLLTGRYLEMAARHKSGQVAEELVRLMPATATRLRDGAQEVIPVSQLELGDYVLIKPGEVVPADGVVTTGTSSTNESLLTGESLPCHKQCGDALVGGTVNMESPLTMRVDKVGDSTVLAAIIRLLERAQAEKPELARLAEKVASRFVPLILVTALAVFAWWYQHQPTEAFWIALSVLVITCPCAFSLATPAALTAATGLLTSKGVLTTRGHALETLARINHIIFDKTGTLTHGHLEVVDVQTLGADSIAVCQQLAAGLEMASEHPVAHAIVRLSDSPASVVDLTAESGRGVKGVCAGKHYRIGTRAFVEELTGCPLPANVSAAGERSQIFLGSDAGWLAVFSLADQLRAEAAQMVAELQAMGVTVTLLSGDSPNVVAVVAQQLGIAHAHGGQLPDAKLAYLRDLQAQGATVAMVGDGVNDAPVLAGAPVSIAMGSGSQLAQASADMVLLSENLRQLPFAVRTSRRMQTIIKQNFLWTIAYNLVAIPLAATGMIAPWMAAIGMSASSLVVVLNSLRLKND; via the coding sequence ATGAGTGAAACTGCTTTACAGGTTGCCGCTGGAAATTGTTTTCACTGCGGTCAACCCGTACCTCCCGGTGCGCATTACATCGTCAGTATTGATAAGCAGCAACGTGAAATGTGTTGCACGGGCTGTCAGGCGGTAGCGACGGCAATTGTCGACAATAACCTCACCGATTATTACCGTTTCCGTACTGAAATCAGTGATAAGCCCGATGATTTAGTGCCGGAAGCATTGCGGCAGTTACAGGTTTACGATTCCGCCGATTTGCAAAAATCGTTTGTACGCGAAACGGGCGCAAACGTCCGAGAAGCCTCGCTGATTCTCGAAGGCATTGTGTGTGCCGCTTGCGTCTGGCTCAACGAGCATCACGTCAAGCAACTTGATGGGGTGCTGGATTTCCGCATCAACTATTCCACTCACCGCGCTACCTTGAAATGGGATAACGCTCGCCTGCATTTGAGTCAGGTGTTGCAAGCCATTTCCGAAATCGGCTATCACGCACACCCGTTTGACCCGCGTCGGCTTGAATCCCTGCAAAAAAAGGAAAAATCGGCGGCCTTGCGTCGCATTGCCATTGCGGGCTTGGGCATGATGCAGGTGATGATGATTGCGATAGCCATGTACATCGGTGCAGTGTCGGATATGGATACCGGAATGCGCGATTTCCTGCGCTGGATCAGTCTGGTAATGACCACGCCTGTGGTGTTTTATTCCGCCAAAGTATTTTTCAGCTCCGCTTGGCGTGATGTGCGGCGCGGGCGCTTTGGCATGGATGTGCCGGTATCGTTGGCAATCGCGATTGCGTTTACTGCCAGTGTTTGGGCAACGTTCACGGGCGGCGGTGAAGTTTATTTTGATTCGGTGACGATGTTCACGTTTTTCCTGCTGACCGGTCGCTATTTGGAAATGGCGGCACGGCACAAATCCGGTCAGGTGGCGGAGGAGTTGGTGCGCTTAATGCCCGCCACGGCGACACGTTTGCGTGACGGTGCGCAGGAAGTGATTCCGGTGAGTCAGCTTGAACTGGGTGATTATGTCTTAATCAAGCCGGGTGAAGTGGTGCCTGCGGATGGTGTTGTCACCACCGGCACAAGCAGCACCAATGAATCGCTATTGACGGGTGAAAGTTTGCCTTGCCACAAACAATGCGGCGATGCGTTGGTCGGCGGCACGGTGAATATGGAAAGCCCGTTGACGATGCGCGTCGATAAAGTCGGCGACAGCACCGTGCTGGCCGCTATCATCCGCTTGCTGGAGCGGGCGCAAGCCGAAAAACCGGAATTGGCACGCTTGGCGGAAAAAGTGGCTTCGCGCTTTGTGCCGCTGATTTTAGTGACAGCTCTGGCGGTGTTTGCTTGGTGGTATCAACACCAACCCACGGAAGCGTTTTGGATTGCGTTGTCTGTATTGGTGATTACTTGCCCGTGTGCTTTCTCTTTGGCGACGCCAGCCGCTTTGACTGCTGCCACAGGTTTGCTCACGTCTAAAGGTGTGTTAACGACCCGTGGTCATGCTTTGGAAACTTTGGCGCGAATCAATCACATTATTTTTGATAAAACCGGCACGCTTACGCACGGGCATTTGGAAGTGGTTGACGTGCAAACCTTGGGCGCTGATTCAATCGCCGTATGCCAGCAACTAGCCGCTGGGCTGGAAATGGCTTCAGAACACCCGGTTGCTCACGCGATTGTACGTCTGAGTGATAGCCCTGCCAGTGTCGTTGATCTGACGGCAGAATCTGGGCGCGGCGTGAAAGGCGTGTGCGCAGGCAAGCATTACCGCATTGGTACGCGCGCGTTTGTTGAAGAATTGACAGGCTGCCCGTTGCCTGCGAACGTATCCGCCGCTGGTGAGCGCTCACAAATTTTTCTCGGCTCAGACGCTGGCTGGTTAGCGGTGTTTAGTCTCGCGGATCAGTTACGCGCTGAAGCGGCACAAATGGTGGCAGAATTGCAAGCCATGGGGGTTACAGTGACCTTGCTCAGCGGTGATTCCCCGAACGTTGTGGCAGTGGTTGCGCAGCAGTTGGGGATTGCTCATGCTCACGGCGGTCAATTGCCCGATGCTAAGTTGGCGTATTTGCGTGATTTGCAAGCGCAGGGTGCTACCGTGGCAATGGTCGGCGATGGGGTGAACGATGCGCCAGTGTTGGCAGGTGCACCCGTGTCGATTGCGATGGGCAGTGGCTCACAATTGGCGCAAGCCAGTGCTGATATGGTGTTATTGTCAGAAAATTTGCGGCAGCTACCGTTTGCGGTGCGTACTTCGCGGCGGATGCAAACCATTATAAAACAGAACTTTTTATGGACGATTGCCTATAATCTGGTGGCGATTCCTTTGGCGGCAACCGGCATGATTGCGCCGTGGATGGCGGCGATTGGGATGTCTGCTAGTTCTTTAGTTGTGGTACTTAATTCATTACGCCTGAAAAATGATTAA
- the ccoS gene encoding cbb3-type cytochrome oxidase assembly protein CcoS, which translates to MDALYLLIPIALGVMIVVVVAFIYTVKSGQYDDLEGPAHRILMDDDDPRIPGNQAAPAAKVADEAKDKSA; encoded by the coding sequence ATGGATGCCTTGTATTTGCTTATTCCAATAGCACTCGGCGTGATGATTGTCGTAGTGGTGGCCTTTATCTACACCGTCAAAAGCGGGCAGTACGATGATTTAGAAGGGCCAGCGCACCGTATTTTGATGGATGATGATGACCCGCGTATTCCCGGCAATCAAGCAGCGCCTGCTGCGAAAGTTGCGGATGAGGCAAAGGATAAAAGCGCTTAG
- a CDS encoding selenium metabolism-associated LysR family transcriptional regulator yields the protein MADRRLQVFHAVARLLSFTKAAEVLHMTQPAVTFQIRQLEDQFDTRLFDRTHNRVSLTEAGKITFEYSERIFEQYSEMENAIREMTNDISGSLTIGASTTISEYMLPSLLGEFNSKNPDVRLRLRVSNTEGIVSMVENNVIDLGVVEGMVNNKNLLVEVCRQDDLVLIVPPTHALASKTAVKLKDVLEYPFICREEGSGTREVVLDYLYALGMDKHAMNACLELGSPEAVKGAVEAGMGVSIVSSASIGKELRLGSLVAIPLDPPLTRDFSFVRQRQKFKVRAMEELLEFARGYCENLKKQK from the coding sequence ATGGCTGATAGAAGATTACAAGTCTTTCATGCGGTGGCTCGGCTGTTGAGCTTCACCAAGGCAGCAGAAGTGCTGCACATGACGCAACCGGCGGTCACATTCCAGATTCGTCAGTTGGAAGATCAGTTTGACACCCGTCTGTTTGACCGGACGCATAACCGCGTCTCCCTCACAGAAGCCGGGAAAATCACATTCGAGTACTCCGAGCGTATTTTCGAGCAATACAGCGAAATGGAAAATGCCATTCGTGAAATGACGAATGACATTAGTGGTTCGTTAACCATTGGTGCGAGCACGACCATTTCCGAATACATGCTGCCGTCATTGCTGGGTGAGTTCAACTCCAAGAATCCCGATGTCAGATTGCGTTTGCGTGTTTCCAACACCGAAGGCATTGTGTCGATGGTGGAAAACAACGTGATTGATCTTGGCGTTGTCGAAGGCATGGTCAACAACAAAAACTTGCTGGTAGAAGTCTGCCGTCAAGATGATTTGGTGTTGATCGTTCCGCCGACGCACGCATTGGCAAGCAAAACTGCCGTGAAGCTGAAAGACGTGTTGGAATACCCGTTCATCTGCCGTGAAGAAGGTTCAGGCACACGTGAAGTGGTTCTTGACTACTTGTATGCCTTAGGCATGGACAAGCACGCAATGAACGCCTGTTTAGAACTGGGTAGCCCAGAAGCCGTGAAAGGTGCTGTGGAAGCCGGTATGGGTGTTTCCATCGTGTCTAGCGCCAGCATAGGCAAGGAATTGCGCCTTGGTTCACTGGTTGCTATTCCGCTTGATCCGCCATTGACCCGTGACTTCTCGTTTGTGCGCCAGCGTCAAAAGTTCAAAGTCCGTGCGATGGAAGAGTTGCTGGAGTTTGCACGCGGTTACTGCGAAAATCTCAAAAAGCAAAAGTAA
- the uvrB gene encoding excinuclease ABC subunit UvrB yields MTEAQTFQLHTTYQPAGDQPEAIRSLVNGLNDGLLHQTLLGVTGSGKTFTMANIIQQTQRPAIILVHNKTLAAQLYGEMKEFFPNNAVEYFVSYFDYYQPEAYVPSKDVYIEKDSAINDHIEQMRLSATRNLFERKDVIIIATVSSIYGLGDPESYLKMLLILVRGDRIDQRTLLRRLAEMQYTRNDIDLQRGTFRVRGEVIDIHPAESDKEAIRIELFDDEIENLSYFDPLTGEVLRRVPRLTVYPKTHYVTPREVLLAAIDYIKAELKERLKVLRENDRLVEAQRLEQRTQYDIEMIVETGYCSGIENYSRYLSKRPAGEPPPCLFDYLPRNAIVFIDEAHVTIPQFGGMYKGDYSRKSTLVDYGFRLPSALDNRPLRFDEFEKLIPQAIHVSATPGTYELEHSDNIAEQVVRPTGLVDPEVEVRPILSQVDNVMSEISERALRNERTLVTTLTKRMAEDLTDYLMEHNIKVRYLHSDIDTVERVEIIRDLRKGEFDALIGINLLREGLDIPEVSLVAILDADKEGFLRSERSLIQTIGRAARNSEGKAILYADKITESMRKAMGETSRRRAKQLVHNEAQGITPQTIRKRIADVMEGAYANATKGKGKTRGEKKVAEEAEEYRSLTPDQALKQIKKLEEKMFQHAKNLEFEQAASVRDQIGHIRARVFGLE; encoded by the coding sequence ATGACTGAAGCGCAAACCTTCCAGCTCCACACCACCTACCAGCCCGCTGGCGACCAACCGGAAGCCATCCGCTCGCTAGTCAACGGCTTAAACGACGGCTTGCTGCACCAAACCTTGCTGGGGGTAACGGGTTCAGGCAAAACCTTCACGATGGCGAACATCATCCAACAAACCCAACGCCCTGCGATTATTCTGGTACACAATAAAACGCTGGCAGCCCAGCTTTACGGCGAAATGAAGGAATTCTTCCCCAACAATGCGGTGGAATACTTCGTTTCGTACTTCGACTACTACCAGCCCGAAGCCTATGTGCCGTCCAAAGACGTGTACATCGAAAAAGATTCCGCCATCAATGACCACATCGAACAAATGCGCCTTTCCGCCACGCGCAACCTGTTCGAGCGCAAAGATGTCATTATTATCGCCACGGTTTCGTCGATTTACGGCTTGGGCGACCCCGAATCGTATTTGAAAATGTTGCTGATATTGGTGCGCGGCGACCGCATCGACCAACGCACCCTGCTGCGCCGCCTCGCGGAAATGCAATACACCCGCAACGACATTGACCTGCAACGCGGCACGTTTCGGGTACGCGGCGAAGTCATCGACATTCACCCTGCCGAATCCGATAAAGAAGCGATTCGCATCGAACTATTCGACGACGAAATCGAGAATCTCAGCTATTTCGATCCGCTAACCGGCGAAGTTCTACGCCGCGTGCCACGCCTCACGGTTTACCCAAAAACGCACTACGTCACCCCGCGTGAAGTGTTGCTGGCAGCCATCGACTACATCAAAGCCGAACTCAAAGAGCGCCTCAAAGTCTTGCGCGAAAACGACCGCCTAGTCGAAGCGCAACGTCTCGAACAACGCACCCAATACGACATCGAAATGATCGTCGAAACCGGCTACTGTTCCGGCATCGAAAACTATTCGCGCTACCTGTCGAAACGCCCTGCGGGTGAACCGCCGCCGTGCCTGTTCGATTACCTGCCGCGCAATGCCATCGTGTTCATCGACGAAGCCCACGTCACCATCCCGCAATTCGGCGGCATGTACAAAGGTGACTATTCGCGCAAAAGCACGTTGGTCGATTACGGCTTTCGCCTGCCCTCAGCACTCGACAACCGCCCACTGCGCTTTGACGAATTCGAGAAACTGATTCCGCAAGCCATCCACGTTTCCGCGACCCCCGGCACGTATGAGCTGGAACATTCCGACAATATCGCCGAACAAGTCGTGCGTCCCACCGGACTCGTCGACCCCGAAGTCGAAGTTCGCCCGATCCTCTCGCAAGTCGACAATGTGATGTCTGAAATCAGCGAACGCGCTCTACGCAACGAGCGCACGCTGGTCACAACCCTGACCAAGCGCATGGCGGAAGACCTCACCGATTACCTGATGGAACACAATATCAAGGTGCGTTACCTGCACTCCGACATCGACACCGTGGAGCGCGTCGAAATCATCCGCGACTTACGCAAAGGCGAATTCGATGCATTAATTGGCATTAACTTGCTGCGGGAAGGTCTTGATATACCAGAAGTTTCACTGGTAGCGATTTTGGATGCGGATAAGGAAGGTTTCCTGCGTTCCGAACGCTCCCTGATCCAAACCATCGGACGCGCCGCCCGCAATTCCGAAGGCAAAGCCATTCTGTACGCCGACAAAATCACCGAGTCGATGCGCAAGGCGATGGGCGAAACCAGCCGCCGCCGCGCCAAACAGCTTGTCCACAATGAAGCGCAGGGCATTACCCCGCAAACCATTCGCAAGCGCATTGCCGATGTGATGGAAGGCGCTTACGCCAATGCCACCAAGGGCAAAGGCAAAACACGCGGGGAAAAGAAGGTTGCCGAAGAGGCGGAAGAATACCGCAGCCTAACGCCCGATCAGGCGCTCAAGCAGATCAAAAAGTTGGAAGAAAAAATGTTCCAGCACGCCAAAAATTTGGAATTTGAGCAAGCGGCATCAGTGCGTGATCAGATTGGACACATCCGAGCGCGAGTGTTCGGGCTAGAGTAG
- a CDS encoding TetR/AcrR family transcriptional regulator, translated as MPYLTKCPTLPEPIDCRILTAALDLFVENGYHNVSIHEVQKRAQVSIGSIYNHFGGKEGVAQALYKHILNEIDELVDAVMAEHTSPWQQCAAIIQQLFEHTETHRNIIAFAFHAKHTEFISEEPLACRSAPFTKMRQIVRQGIDSGDFVALDPWVVTSSIFGGAIRMIQLRVDGVIERPLPEYTAQLLQTIRAGIHHD; from the coding sequence ATGCCGTACTTAACGAAGTGTCCTACCCTACCCGAACCGATTGACTGCCGTATCCTGACCGCAGCGTTAGACTTGTTTGTCGAAAATGGCTACCACAACGTCTCCATCCACGAAGTACAAAAACGCGCACAAGTCAGCATCGGCTCAATTTACAACCACTTCGGCGGCAAAGAAGGCGTAGCGCAAGCGCTCTACAAACACATTCTCAATGAAATCGACGAATTGGTGGATGCGGTCATGGCAGAACACACCTCGCCGTGGCAGCAATGCGCCGCCATCATCCAGCAATTATTTGAACACACCGAAACCCACCGCAATATCATCGCGTTTGCGTTCCACGCCAAGCACACCGAATTCATTTCCGAAGAACCGTTGGCGTGCCGTTCCGCTCCGTTTACCAAAATGCGCCAGATCGTGCGTCAAGGCATCGACAGCGGTGATTTCGTCGCGCTCGATCCGTGGGTGGTAACATCCAGTATCTTTGGCGGGGCAATTCGCATGATCCAGTTGCGCGTGGATGGGGTAATCGAACGTCCCTTGCCTGAATACACCGCACAATTGTTGCAAACCATCCGTGCAGGCATTCACCATGACTGA
- a CDS encoding S-(hydroxymethyl)glutathione dehydrogenase/class III alcohol dehydrogenase, whose product MKCRAAVAWEAKKPLVIEEIEVEKPHEGEVLLRVVASGVCHTDAFTLSGDDPEGAFPCILGHEGGCIVEECGPGVKNLKPGDHVIPLYIPECGECEYCHSTKSNLCQSIASTVWTGYMPDHTRRFTCKGQSIYHYMGCSTFSEYTVVPEIALAKINPAAPLDKVCLLGCGVTTGIGAVLNTARVEPGSTVAVFGLGGIGLSCIQGAVMAKAGRIIAIDINPSKWAMAQALGATDFVNPKDVNGSISEYIKEITNGGVDYSFECIGNVHVMRDALECTHMGWGVSTVIGVAGAGQEIATRPFNLVVGRTWKGSAFGGVKGRTELPGYVERYLSGEIELDSMVTHTMPLDDINRAFDLMHSGESIRSVIIF is encoded by the coding sequence ATGAAATGCCGTGCAGCCGTGGCGTGGGAAGCTAAAAAACCACTGGTGATTGAAGAGATTGAAGTTGAAAAGCCGCATGAAGGTGAAGTATTGCTGCGGGTGGTAGCTTCGGGCGTGTGTCATACCGATGCGTTCACGTTGTCCGGCGATGATCCTGAAGGCGCGTTTCCGTGTATCCTCGGTCACGAAGGTGGTTGTATTGTCGAAGAATGTGGCCCTGGGGTGAAAAACCTCAAGCCGGGTGATCACGTTATCCCGCTATACATTCCTGAGTGCGGCGAATGCGAATATTGCCATTCCACCAAATCGAATTTGTGCCAATCCATCGCTTCGACAGTGTGGACGGGTTACATGCCAGACCATACGCGCCGATTTACCTGTAAAGGGCAGTCGATTTACCACTACATGGGCTGTTCCACCTTCTCGGAATACACCGTTGTGCCGGAAATTGCGCTGGCGAAAATCAACCCTGCCGCGCCGCTGGATAAGGTTTGCTTGCTGGGTTGTGGTGTGACCACCGGGATTGGTGCGGTACTGAATACGGCGAGGGTTGAGCCGGGTTCTACCGTGGCGGTGTTTGGTTTGGGCGGCATCGGTTTGTCGTGCATCCAAGGCGCGGTCATGGCGAAAGCAGGGCGCATTATTGCCATCGACATCAACCCCAGCAAGTGGGCAATGGCGCAAGCATTGGGTGCTACCGATTTCGTTAATCCCAAAGACGTGAACGGTTCGATCAGCGAATACATCAAGGAAATCACCAACGGTGGCGTGGATTATTCCTTCGAGTGCATCGGCAATGTCCACGTGATGCGTGATGCGCTGGAATGTACCCACATGGGTTGGGGTGTTTCTACGGTGATTGGGGTGGCGGGGGCTGGGCAGGAAATTGCTACCCGTCCGTTCAACCTCGTGGTCGGGCGTACTTGGAAAGGCTCAGCCTTCGGCGGCGTGAAAGGGCGCACTGAATTGCCGGGTTACGTGGAGCGTTACCTGAGCGGCGAAATCGAGCTGGATAGTATGGTCACGCACACCATGCCGCTGGACGACATCAACCGCGCGTTTGATTTGATGCACAGCGGCGAAAGTATCCGTTCCGTGATTATTTTCTAA
- the fghA gene encoding S-formylglutathione hydrolase: MKLIESVKEFGGYLNRYTHYSVACHCEMTFSVYLPPQAAHGNVPALYWLSGLTCTDDNFRVKAGAQRYAAEQGIALIIPDTSPRGDDVPDVPERYDLGQGAGFYVNAIQPPWDKHFRMYDYVVEELPHLVEANLPLIPGLKSISGHSMGGHGALIAALKNPGAYRAVSAFAPICHPLNGAWGKGCFAAYLGENTALWEAYDATCLVQAGAHVSEILIDQGTADEFLSEGQLLPEVFQAACLQAEQPLSLRMQAGYDHSYHFIATFIGEHIAWHARALA; encoded by the coding sequence ATGAAGCTGATTGAAAGTGTTAAAGAATTTGGCGGCTACCTCAACCGTTACACCCATTATTCGGTGGCGTGCCATTGTGAGATGACGTTTTCGGTGTACTTACCGCCACAGGCTGCGCACGGCAATGTGCCTGCGCTGTATTGGCTGTCGGGGTTGACCTGTACCGATGATAATTTTCGGGTGAAGGCGGGGGCGCAACGTTATGCCGCCGAGCAGGGCATTGCGCTGATCATTCCCGACACCAGCCCGCGTGGTGATGACGTGCCGGATGTGCCGGAACGTTACGATCTGGGGCAAGGGGCGGGATTCTACGTCAACGCGATTCAGCCGCCGTGGGATAAGCATTTCCGCATGTATGATTATGTGGTGGAGGAATTGCCGCATTTGGTGGAGGCAAACTTGCCGCTGATTCCGGGGCTGAAATCCATCAGCGGGCATTCAATGGGTGGGCATGGTGCGTTGATTGCTGCGCTGAAAAATCCGGGTGCTTACCGTGCGGTGTCGGCATTTGCGCCGATTTGCCATCCGCTGAATGGGGCGTGGGGTAAAGGCTGTTTCGCGGCGTATTTGGGTGAGAATACTGCATTGTGGGAAGCGTATGATGCGACGTGCTTGGTGCAGGCGGGGGCGCATGTGTCGGAGATCTTGATTGATCAAGGCACGGCGGATGAGTTTCTTAGCGAGGGGCAATTGTTGCCGGAGGTTTTTCAAGCGGCGTGTTTGCAAGCCGAGCAGCCGTTGTCATTGCGGATGCAGGCGGGGTATGACCATAGCTACCATTTCATTGCTACGTTTATCGGCGAACATATTGCTTGGCACGCTAGGGCGTTGGCATGA
- the queE gene encoding 7-carboxy-7-deazaguanine synthase, with protein sequence MTYSVKEIFYTLQGEGFHAGRPAIFCRFAGCNLWSGLEADRAKAVCNFCDTDFVGVNGINGGKFRDAKALVAAIIQQWWIGVKKDMNRFIVFTGGEPLLQLDKALIDALHQENFEIAVETNGTKPAPAGIDWLCVSPKADSEIVLTHGNELKLVYPQPLAMPERFAGLDFQHFYLQAMDGTAQAQNTKAAIAYCMQHPQWKLSVQTHKWLGIP encoded by the coding sequence ATGACCTATTCCGTCAAAGAAATTTTCTACACCCTGCAAGGCGAAGGCTTCCACGCCGGTCGCCCCGCCATCTTTTGCCGCTTTGCCGGATGCAATCTCTGGTCAGGGCTAGAAGCCGACCGCGCCAAAGCCGTGTGCAACTTCTGCGACACCGACTTTGTAGGCGTGAATGGGATCAACGGCGGCAAATTCCGCGATGCCAAAGCCTTGGTGGCTGCCATCATCCAGCAATGGTGGATTGGTGTAAAAAAAGACATGAACCGCTTCATCGTCTTCACCGGCGGCGAACCGCTGTTGCAATTGGACAAAGCCCTGATCGACGCTTTACACCAAGAAAACTTCGAGATTGCGGTAGAAACCAACGGCACGAAACCCGCCCCCGCAGGCATCGACTGGCTCTGCGTCAGCCCCAAAGCCGACAGCGAGATCGTGCTAACGCATGGCAATGAACTGAAATTGGTGTACCCGCAACCGCTCGCCATGCCGGAACGCTTTGCAGGGCTGGACTTCCAACATTTCTACCTGCAAGCAATGGATGGAACGGCACAAGCGCAAAACACCAAGGCGGCGATTGCGTATTGTATGCAACACCCGCAATGGAAACTGAGCGTGCAAACCCACAAGTGGTTGGGAATCCCGTAG
- a CDS encoding 6-carboxytetrahydropterin synthase produces MNETLFYVAAAPFEAACRVENALGQSPLSAAHPARRLHGHSFLAKVRAIGASSVEALRQQLAHSVAPLDYNDLNQFLPMPTDENLARWIRARLALPSVASVGVQSTLHQGADLDLADNAHIWRRFRFEAAHRLPNVAPGHQCGRMHGHGFEVILHANQNLQAQDMGVDFDRLAAVWQPLHDQLHHHCLNDIPGLDNPTSETLAAWLWERLKPELDALSWVSVYETVTAGCHYDGQHYRIWKDQRFESALTLNRADPADSVRRLHGHSYLLRLHLTAPLDTVMGWTVDYGDVKTQFNPIYKQLDHHNLNDLTGLDEPDPASVARWIRTQATAGLPQLDRIDLYETPGCGVVLSWGEHEPGLPV; encoded by the coding sequence ATGAACGAAACCCTGTTTTACGTCGCCGCCGCCCCCTTTGAAGCCGCCTGCCGCGTCGAAAATGCCCTAGGGCAATCTCCCCTTTCCGCCGCACACCCCGCCCGTCGCCTGCACGGACACAGCTTCCTCGCCAAAGTCCGCGCCATCGGTGCAAGCTCCGTCGAAGCCCTACGCCAACAACTCGCCCACAGCGTTGCGCCACTCGACTACAACGACCTCAACCAATTCCTGCCGATGCCCACGGATGAAAACCTCGCCCGCTGGATACGCGCCCGCCTCGCCCTGCCCAGCGTCGCCTCAGTCGGCGTACAAAGCACCTTGCACCAAGGCGCAGACCTCGACCTTGCCGACAACGCCCACATCTGGCGACGCTTCCGCTTTGAAGCCGCGCACCGCCTCCCTAACGTCGCCCCCGGACACCAATGCGGACGGATGCACGGCCACGGTTTCGAGGTCATCCTCCACGCCAACCAAAACCTGCAAGCGCAAGACATGGGCGTAGACTTCGACCGCCTTGCCGCCGTCTGGCAACCGCTGCACGACCAATTGCACCACCACTGCCTCAACGACATCCCCGGTTTAGACAACCCCACCAGCGAAACCCTCGCCGCATGGCTGTGGGAACGCCTCAAGCCCGAACTCGACGCGCTCTCATGGGTCAGCGTCTACGAAACCGTCACCGCAGGCTGCCACTACGACGGGCAACATTACCGCATCTGGAAAGACCAACGCTTTGAAAGCGCCCTAACCCTCAACCGCGCCGACCCCGCTGACAGCGTGCGCCGCCTACACGGACACAGCTACTTACTACGCCTGCACCTCACCGCCCCACTCGACACCGTGATGGGCTGGACAGTCGATTACGGCGACGTAAAAACGCAATTCAACCCCATCTACAAACAGCTCGACCACCACAACCTCAACGACCTAACCGGGCTAGACGAACCCGACCCCGCCAGCGTGGCGCGTTGGATACGCACCCAAGCCACCGCAGGCTTGCCGCAACTCGACCGCATCGACCTCTACGAAACACCCGGCTGCGGCGTAGTGCTATCATGGGGTGAACACGAACCGGGATTGCCTGTATGA
- a CDS encoding DUF2283 domain-containing protein, producing MNIKYYEDDDILVQRFNNNPIVREVSQGWNINISYDKDGNIVQIVILEAKEKELYPAKSLRGFLQHTGTPVPIDQLCKPVEYTDDRANQKN from the coding sequence ATGAACATTAAATACTACGAAGATGATGACATCCTAGTTCAACGGTTCAACAATAACCCGATTGTCCGTGAAGTCTCGCAAGGCTGGAACATCAACATCAGCTACGATAAAGACGGCAATATCGTCCAGATTGTCATACTCGAAGCCAAAGAAAAGGAACTTTATCCAGCAAAATCATTGCGTGGTTTCTTGCAGCACACAGGCACGCCCGTGCCGATAGATCAGCTTTGCAAGCCTGTCGAATATACCGATGATCGCGCCAATCAAAAAAACTAA